In Vigna unguiculata cultivar IT97K-499-35 chromosome 3, ASM411807v1, whole genome shotgun sequence, a single genomic region encodes these proteins:
- the LOC114176328 gene encoding protein Brevis radix-like 4 codes for MLTCIARPKKPDESDPNNATSAAKSQAIKSLTSQIRDMALKASGAYKHCAPCTGPAAQGRVRSNTESDADSDRFRWSYRRTGSSSSTTTRTWGKEMEARLKGISSGEGTPNSASGRRAEPLVLFVEENEPKEWVAQVEPGVLITFVSLPRGGNDLKRIRFSREMFNKWQAQRWWADNYDKVMELYNVQRFSRQAFPLPTPPRSEDESTKLESAEASPVTPPLTRERLPRTLYRPTGMGMGYSSSDSFDHQSMQSRHFYDSNGLNSTPKVSTISAAKTEISSMDASIRSSSSREADRSGDLSISNASELETEWVEQDEPGVYITIRALPGGARELKRVRFSREKFGEMHARLWWEENRARIHEQYL; via the exons ATGCTTACGTGCATAGCTCGTCCGAAGAAACCTGATGAGTCAGATCCAAACAACGCGACAAGCGCCGCTAAATCGCAAGCCATCAAATCCCTTACTTCCCAG ATAAGGGATATGGCGTTGAAGGCTTCGGGAGCCTACAAGCATTGCGCTCCGTGCACGGGGCCAGCGGCGCAGGGACGAGTGAGGAGCAACACCGAGTCGGACGCGGACTCCGACCGGTTCCGGTGGTCGTACCGGCGGACAGGGAGTTCAAGCTCGACGACCACTCGGACGTGGGGGAAGGAGATGGAGGCGCGGTTGAAGGGGATATCGAGCGGGGAGGGGACGCCGAACTCCGCCAGCGGACGGCGAGCGGAGCCGTTGGTGCTGTTCGTGGAAGAGAACGAGCCGAAGGAGTGGGTGGCGCAGGTGGAGCCTGGCGTTTTGATTACCTTCGTGTCGTTGCCACGTGGCGGTAACGATCTCAAACGCATTCGGTTCAG TCGAGAGATGTTCAACAAATGGCAAGCACAAAGGTGGTGGGCAGATAACTACGACAAAGTTATGGAACTTTACAATGTTCAAAGGTTTAGCCGCCAAGCATTCCCTCTTCCGACGCCGCCAAGATCTGAAGATGAG AGCACAAAGCTTGAATCAGCAGAAGCCAGTCCTGTAACACCTCCACTGACCAGGGAACGGTTACCTCGTACTCTTTACCGTCCAACAGGGATGGGAATGGGATACTCATCCTCAGATTCCTTTGATCATCAATCAATGCAATCCCGGCATTTCTACGACTCAAATGGTTTGAACTCTACCCCAAAAGTGTCCACTATTAGTGCCGCCAAGACGGAGATATCATCAATGGATGCTTCTATCAGAAGTAGCTCATCCAGAGAGGCTGATCGCTCTGGTGATTTATCAATCAGCAATGCCAGTGAGTTGGAGACTGAGTGGGTTGAACAGGATGAACCTGGTGTTTACATTACAATCAGAGCATTGCCAGGTGGCGCAAGGGAGCTCAAACGAGTCAGGTTTAG CCGAGAAAAATTTGGAGAGATGCATGCTAGATTATGGTGGGAGGAGAACCGTGCCAGAATACATGAACAATACTTGTGA
- the LOC114176715 gene encoding protein BIG GRAIN 1-like A, which yields MHTRQREKEKEKSMKESTCPQRRRTPSFSSSLLDAIYHSIDESKSNLHQDQPPSLFDHNPQSFTFEKSGKKERMNLRRAVMLEDWMEKHTSHSRSHSQTSHFLNYSSSSSECSSGGIFSSSETDTTTFKKHRPRPASEKKKQDHRVSEKQNKEGGFARTKLRALKIYGELNQRVKQPISPGSRIASFLSSIFNSQNVKKAKMCYVGAVEDVSFEHKSKSPCFSSTPSSFSRRSCMSKTPSSAKKSNTNGVKRSVRFYPVSVILGEDSEPQPSYHKCSNIYESEPNFTVRKITRSSSIKELKNGVRGEENGAEEAAARGFVKGYRNSGKGELDFRGFYGNEDEDEDEDDDEEDDASCSSSDLFELDHLIGAARYQEELPVYETTNLETNKAIASGLCL from the coding sequence ATGCACACAAGACAgagggagaaggagaaggagaagtcCATGAAGGAATCCACCTGCCCACAAAGGAGAAGAACTccttccttctcctcctctctcCTTGACGCCATTTACCATTCCATCGACGAGTCAAAATCCAACCTTCACCAGGATCAACCACCTTCTCTCTTCGATCACAATCCGCAATCTTTCACCTTTGAAAAAAGTGGCAAGAAAGAGAGGATGAATCTCCGCCGCGCCGTCATGCTGGAAGATTGGATGGAGAAGCATACTTCTCATTCCCGTTCCCATTCCCAAACTTCTCACTTTCTCAACTACAGTTCAAGCTCCTCGGAATGCAGCTCTGGGGGGATATTTTCCTCTTCAGAAACCGACACGACAACCTTCAAGAAACACAGACCAAGACCCGCATCGGAGAAGAAGAAACAAGACCACAGGGTTTCCGAGAAGCAGAACAAAGAGGGTGGCTTCGCAAGGACCAAGTTGCGGGCTTTGAAAATTTACGGTGAACTGAATCAGAGAGTGAAGCAACCCATTTCACCGGGGAGTAGAATCGCCAGCTTCCTTAGCTCCATCTTCAACTCGCAGAACGTGAAGAAAGCCAAAATGTGTTACGTTGGGGCTGTTGAAGATGTTAGCTTTGAGCACAAATCAAAGTCCCCGTGTTTCTCTTCCACTCCTTCTTCCTTCTCGAGAAGGTCTTGCATGAGCAAAACACCCTCTTCGGCTAAAAAATCCAACACCAATGGGGTCAAAAGATCCGTGAGGTTCTACCCCGTTAGCGTAATCCTAGGTGAGGATTCTGAGCCACAACCTAGTTATCACAAATGTAGCAACATTTATGAGAGTGAGCCTAATTTCACCGTGAGGAAGATCACTAGAAGTTCTTCGATAAAGGAGCTGAAGAACGGTGTCCGGGGAGAAGAAAATGGAGCTGAAGAAGCAGCGGCGCGTGGTTTTGTAAAAGGTTATCGAAATTCTGGTAAGGGTGAACTTGATTTTAGAGGCTTTTACGGTAACGAGGATGAAGACGAAGACGAAGACGATGACGAAGAAGATGATGCGAGTTGTTCAAGTTCAGATTTGTTTGAGCTGGATCATCTTATTGGAGCTGCAAGGTACCAAGAAGAACTTCCTGTGTATGAAACTACCAATTTGGAAACAAATAAAGCCATTGCCAGTGGTCTATGTTTGTAG